The Pseudomonas pergaminensis nucleotide sequence CGGCCGGGCCTGAAGGTGGGCGAATCGACTGGAAAGGTAATTTCAGCCTGGTGCCGATGCTCTCCGAAGGCACGTTGAAGGTCACCGATGGCAAGATGAAAGCCTGGTGGCCCTATGTACGTGATGCGCTGCCACTGGTACTTGAAGACGGCGTGCTCAACTTCAGTACCGAGTACAAGTTCAGCCTGGCCAAAGAGACCGAGCTGAACCTCACCAACACCGCCGCCAGCATCGCGCCATTTGCCATCAAGGCGCCCGACGGTCGCCCACTGGTGCGCCTGGAACGCCTGGACGTCAGCGAGACCACGGTAGACCTGGCGAAACAGCAAGTGGTGGTGGGCAAGATCCGCAGCAACAAACTCGAAACCTGGGCGGCCCTTGAGGCTGACGGGCAACTTGACTGGCAGAAACTGTTCGCCAGCCAACCGAGCAAACCGGCCAAGGCGCCGGAGCCTGCCACCGCACCGGCGACCGCCGACTCGCCAAAAGCCGAGCCCGCCGCGCCGAGCAAGCCTTGGCAAGTGCTGCTCAAGGACGTGCAACTGCGCAACTATCAGGTGCACCTGGCCGACCGCCAGGCCAAACCGGCGGTCGCGCTGGAGGTAGGCCCGCTGAACGTCGACCTGCAGAACTTCGATAGCCTTAACCAGAGCCCGTTTACCCTGAAAGTCGACTCAGGCGTGGGCAAGCAAGGCAAAATCCAGGCGACCGGCGAGGTCAACCTCAACCCGGTCAGCGCCAAGCTCAAAGTGAACACCCAGGACATCGACCTTCGGGTTGCCCAGTCCTACATCAGCCCGTTCATCCGCCTGGAACTGCGCAGCGGCATGCTCGGCAGCAACCTCGATGTAAACCTGAAAAGCACTGACCCTCTGAAACTGCAGGTCACTGGCCGCGCCCAGGTCGACCAATTACACACGCTGGACACCCTCAAGACCCGCGACTTCCTCAAATGGCAGCGCCTGGTGCTCGAAGGCGTCAACTACCAGCACGGCGACAGCCTGTCGATCGACAAGGTCAACCTGCTGCAGCCGTATGCACGCTTCATGATCAACGATGACCGTACCACCAACGTTGATGACCTCTTGATTCCGCAAGCCCCCGACAAAGGACCCAAGCCCGCCAGCAAGGACAAGCCCTTGGGCATTCGCATCGGCCAGATTGCGATCAACGACGGTTCCGCCAACTTTGCCGACTTCAGCCTCACCCCCAACTTCGCCACGGCGATTCAGCAGCTCAACGGTCAGATCGGCACCATTGACAGCCGCCAGGCCAAACCAGCCAGCGTTGATATCAAGGGCAAGGTCGACCGCTACGCGCCGGTCACGATCAAAGGCAGCGTAAACCCGTTTGATCCGATGGCGGCGCTGGACATTGCCACCAGTTTCAAACGCGTCGAGCTGACCACCCTGACGCCCTATTCCGGCAAGTTCGCCGGGTTCCGTATCCGTAAGGGCCGTCTCAACCTCGACCTGCACTACGTGATCACCAAGGGCCAGTTGAAGGCCGAGAACAAGGTGGTGGTCGAGCAATTGCAACTGGGTGAGAAGGTCGACAGCGCCGATGCCGTGGATTTGCCGATTCGCCTGGCGATCGCGCTACTCAAGGACAGCGACGGCAAGATCTCCATCGAACTGCCGGTAACCGGCGACCTGAATAACCCGCAATTCAGTGTGATGCCCATCGTGTGGCAGACCCTGCGTAACCTGGTGGTGCGCGCAGCGACAGCGCCCTTCAAATTCATCGGCGGGTTGGTGACCGGCGGCGGTTCGGAAGACCTTGGGAATGTGTCGTTCGCCCCAGGTTCCAGCGAGTTGAACAAAGACGCCGAAGGCGCCTTGAACACCCTGGCCAAGGCACTGAAAGAGCGTCCTACCCTGCGTCTGGAAATCGAAGGCACTGCCGCTGCCAGCAGCGACGGGCCTTTCCTCGCTGCGCAGCGCCTGGAACGTGAATACCAATACAACTACTACAAAATGCTCCAGCGCCGGGGTGACAAGGTGCCCGCACAGGCGTCGCTGCTGGTCGTCCCGGAAGGTGAAAAGGCGCCTCTGCTTGAAGGCATTTACCGCACCCGTTTGAAACAGCAACCGCCGGCGGAATGGAAAGACCTGAGCCGCGATGACCGCACAGCGAGGCTCAAGGACGGCGTGATCAAGTTCTGGAGCACCAGTGATGTATTGCTGCGTCAACTGGGCCAGGACCGTGCCAGCACCATCAAGGACTACTTGGTGGATAAGGGCCAGCTGGAAGACGACCGGGTGTACTTCATTGATGCCAACCTGGGTCAGGCTGAGAAGGACGGACGGGTCGTGACGCCCATGCACCTGGACGCCGAATAGACCCCGCACATCTATAGGAGCTGGCTTGCCGGCGATGCGGGCACCTCGGGTTTTCAGTTGAACCGTGGTGACGCTATCGCCGGCAAGCCAGGTCCTACAGATGACTTGTATTGGCGTGAGATTGCATCCAGCGCGAAATAGAAAAGGCCCCGACACGAATGTCGGGGCCTTTAATGACCACATCCTTGTGGCCGGTCGCATGAACCTGTGTGGTGCGTTGAGTGGATAACTAGCTCACTCTCTGCCGCCTAGTTCAGACGAATTCCTCCAGCGTTACTCTGCTTTCAGGCCGTCGGCCGATACAGCTTTAACGCCTTTGATTTTCTTGGTGATATTCACCGCGGTAGTTTTCTGAGCTTCAGTGACCGCTACGGTCGAAGACAGGGAAACTACACCTTTGTTGGTTTCGACTTTGATGTCGGTACCAGGAATGCCTTTTTCGGTTACCAGATCAGCTTTGACTTTGGTGGTGATCCAAGTATCCGAGGTGGACTCTTTAGCGCTAGCAGCTGCGCCCTTGGTTTTATCGATACCATCAGCTTTGGTTGCGCCGCCAGCCAGTAGGCCATCAGCAGAAACAGCAGTCACACCTTTGATTTTCTTGGTGATGGCTACAGCGGTCGCTTTTTGCGAGTCCGAAATAGCGACGTCGGAGGACAGGGAAACCACACCTTTGTTGGTTTCAACCTTGATGTCCGAACCAGGAATACCTTTCTCGGTCAGCAGGTCAGCTTTCACTTTGGTGGTGATCCAGGTATCCGAGGTGGACTCTTTAGCCTTGGTCACTTCACCGGCCGCCAGGGTCATAGGGGCTTGGGAAGTCTGAGCAAAGGCTACGTTAGCACCCATGGCCAGGGTCAGAGCGGTAGCAGTAGCGAGAGCGAACTTCTTCATACGAGTAACTCCTGTTTTATTAAAAGTCTGCAGTACGTAAACCTTGATGCTGCAGCGTTAACAGGGATATTGCAGGCAGTGTGCCAAGTTTGATGAGCCAATAAAACTCATATAAAACAACAAGTTATAAAAACACGTAATTTTCGGAATCGTGCAAGTTGCATGAATACCATCGTGGCTGCATGCAAGTTGCGGCTTTTGGATTCAGCTAAACGGCTGATTTCCCGCTACTTTCCAGCGCCCATAAAAAAAGGACTCCGAAGAGTCCCTTTTTCAGCTGAAAGCTCGGGGGGATTAAACGCCCGAAGCCTTGGCTGCTGCTACGTCCTTGATGGACAGCTTGATACGGCCGCGGTTGTCCACGTCCAGAACCAGCACTTCCACTTCCTGGCCTTCTTTCAGAATGTCGGTCACTTTCTCAACGCGAGCGTCGCTCAGCATGGAGATGTGAACCAGACCGTCTTTGCCCGGCAGGATGTTGACGAATGCGCCGAAGTCGACGATGCGCTCAACCTTACCGACGTAGATCTTGCCGATCTCGGCCTCAGCGGTAATGCCCAGAACGCGCTGACGTGCAGCTTCAGCCGCTTCCTTGGTTTCGCCGAAGATCTTGATGGAGCCGTCGTCTTCGATATCGATCGAAGCCTTGGTCTCTTCACAGATCGCACGAATGGTCGCGCCGCCTTTACCGATGACATCACGGATTTTGTCGGTGTCGATTTTCATCGCGATCATGGTCGGAGCATTTTCCGACAGCTCGGTACGGGACTGACCAATGATCTGGTTCATCTGGCCGAGGATGTTCAGGCGCGCTTCCAGGGCTTGGCCCAGGGCGATTTCCATGATCTCTTCGGTGATGCCCTTGATCTTGATGTCCATCTGCAGCGCGGTCACACCTTTGGCGGTACCGGCTACCTTGAAGTCCATGTCGCCCAGGTGGTCTTCGTCACCCAGGATGTCGGTCAGGATGGCGAACTTCTCGCCTTCTTTAACCAGGCCCATGGCGATACCGGCAACCGGCGCCTTCATTGGCACACCAGCGTCCATCAGCGCCAGGGAAGCACCGCAAACGGAAGCCATGGAGCTGGAACCGTTGGACTCGGTGATTTCCGACACAACACGGATGGTGTACGGGAACACGTCAGCAGCCGGCAGCATGGCCTGGACCGAACGACGGGCCAGACGGCCGTGACCGATTTCGCGACGACCAGCACCGCCCATGCGACCACACTCGCCCACCGAGAACGGAGGGAAGTTGTAGTGCAGCATGAAGGGGTCTTTTTTCTCGCCTTCCAGGGTGTCCAGTAGCTGTGCGTCACGGGCAGTGCCCAGGGTCGCAACAACCAGTGCCTGGGTTTCACCACGGGTGAACAGGGCCGAACCGTGGGTCTTCGGCAGAACGCCGACTTCGATGTTCAGCGGGCGTACGGTGCGGGTGTCGCGACCGTCGATACGTGGCTTGCCGTTAACGATGTTTTCGCGAACGGTGCGGTATTCGATTTCACCGAATGCAGCTTTGACGTCGCTGGCGGAAGGCTGGCCTTCTTCACCGGACAGCTTGGCTACAACCTGGTCCTTCAACTCGCCCAGGCGAGCGTAACGGTCGGCCTTGACGGTGATGGTGTAGGCGTCGGAGATGGCAGCGCCGAACTCGGAGCGGATAGCGCCCAGCAGTTCGGTGGCTTCCGGGGCAGCAGCCCAGGTCCAGGTTGGCTTGGCAGCTTCGGCAGCCAGCTCGGTGACAGCCTTGATGACCGCCTGGAACTCGTCGTGGGCGAACAGTACAGCGCCCAGCATCTGGTCTTCGGTCAGCTCTTTGGCTTCCGATTCAACCATCAATACGGCTTCCGAGGTACCGGCAACGACCATGTCCAGGCTCGATGCTTTCAGTTGCTCGTAAGTCGGGTTCAGCAGGTAGCCGGTGCTTTCGTGGAAGGCAACGCGGGCTGCGCCGATCGGGCCATCGAAAGGAATACCGGAAATGGCCAGGGCAGCCGAGGTACCGATCATCGCAGCGATGTCCGGATCGGTCTTCTTGCTGGTGGAAACGACGGTGCAGACAACCTGCACTTCGTTCATGAAACCTTCTGGGAACAGCGGACGGATCGGACGATCGATCAGTCGGGAAGTCAGGGTTTCTTTCTCGGAAGGACGGCCTTCGCGCTTGAAGAAACCGCCAGGGATCTTACCGGCAGCGTAAGTCTTTTCCTGGTAGTGAACGGACAGAGGGAAGAAGCCTTTGCTCGGGTCAGCGGTCTTGGCGCCAACAACGGTTACCAGTACGGTAACGTCGTCATCAACGGTAACCAGCACTGCGCCGGAGGCTTGACGGGCAATACGGCCTGTCTCGAGGGTAACGGTCGACTGAC carries:
- a CDS encoding DUF748 domain-containing protein encodes the protein MPKGLIRAAGALLTALALYSLLGFLILPGIALRIANQQLANYATVPARIERIELNPFSLEVTAWGLQIGEPGKEQVGFERLYANLQIDSLWTRALHLADVQLDKPKTELLFDKSGQLNLAQLFKLPPSEPTPADPDAKPFPLRIDSIKLAGGYVHFQDLRPSEPIEFLYDTLDFELKNLSTLPEDNADMTLVAAGPEGGRIDWKGNFSLVPMLSEGTLKVTDGKMKAWWPYVRDALPLVLEDGVLNFSTEYKFSLAKETELNLTNTAASIAPFAIKAPDGRPLVRLERLDVSETTVDLAKQQVVVGKIRSNKLETWAALEADGQLDWQKLFASQPSKPAKAPEPATAPATADSPKAEPAAPSKPWQVLLKDVQLRNYQVHLADRQAKPAVALEVGPLNVDLQNFDSLNQSPFTLKVDSGVGKQGKIQATGEVNLNPVSAKLKVNTQDIDLRVAQSYISPFIRLELRSGMLGSNLDVNLKSTDPLKLQVTGRAQVDQLHTLDTLKTRDFLKWQRLVLEGVNYQHGDSLSIDKVNLLQPYARFMINDDRTTNVDDLLIPQAPDKGPKPASKDKPLGIRIGQIAINDGSANFADFSLTPNFATAIQQLNGQIGTIDSRQAKPASVDIKGKVDRYAPVTIKGSVNPFDPMAALDIATSFKRVELTTLTPYSGKFAGFRIRKGRLNLDLHYVITKGQLKAENKVVVEQLQLGEKVDSADAVDLPIRLAIALLKDSDGKISIELPVTGDLNNPQFSVMPIVWQTLRNLVVRAATAPFKFIGGLVTGGGSEDLGNVSFAPGSSELNKDAEGALNTLAKALKERPTLRLEIEGTAAASSDGPFLAAQRLEREYQYNYYKMLQRRGDKVPAQASLLVVPEGEKAPLLEGIYRTRLKQQPPAEWKDLSRDDRTARLKDGVIKFWSTSDVLLRQLGQDRASTIKDYLVDKGQLEDDRVYFIDANLGQAEKDGRVVTPMHLDAE
- the pnp gene encoding polyribonucleotide nucleotidyltransferase; this translates as MNPVIKKFQFGQSTVTLETGRIARQASGAVLVTVDDDVTVLVTVVGAKTADPSKGFFPLSVHYQEKTYAAGKIPGGFFKREGRPSEKETLTSRLIDRPIRPLFPEGFMNEVQVVCTVVSTSKKTDPDIAAMIGTSAALAISGIPFDGPIGAARVAFHESTGYLLNPTYEQLKASSLDMVVAGTSEAVLMVESEAKELTEDQMLGAVLFAHDEFQAVIKAVTELAAEAAKPTWTWAAAPEATELLGAIRSEFGAAISDAYTITVKADRYARLGELKDQVVAKLSGEEGQPSASDVKAAFGEIEYRTVRENIVNGKPRIDGRDTRTVRPLNIEVGVLPKTHGSALFTRGETQALVVATLGTARDAQLLDTLEGEKKDPFMLHYNFPPFSVGECGRMGGAGRREIGHGRLARRSVQAMLPAADVFPYTIRVVSEITESNGSSSMASVCGASLALMDAGVPMKAPVAGIAMGLVKEGEKFAILTDILGDEDHLGDMDFKVAGTAKGVTALQMDIKIKGITEEIMEIALGQALEARLNILGQMNQIIGQSRTELSENAPTMIAMKIDTDKIRDVIGKGGATIRAICEETKASIDIEDDGSIKIFGETKEAAEAARQRVLGITAEAEIGKIYVGKVERIVDFGAFVNILPGKDGLVHISMLSDARVEKVTDILKEGQEVEVLVLDVDNRGRIKLSIKDVAAAKASGV
- a CDS encoding BON domain-containing protein — protein: MKKFALATATALTLAMGANVAFAQTSQAPMTLAAGEVTKAKESTSDTWITTKVKADLLTEKGIPGSDIKVETNKGVVSLSSDVAISDSQKATAVAITKKIKGVTAVSADGLLAGGATKADGIDKTKGAAASAKESTSDTWITTKVKADLVTEKGIPGTDIKVETNKGVVSLSSTVAVTEAQKTTAVNITKKIKGVKAVSADGLKAE